A genomic region of Glycine max cultivar Williams 82 chromosome 15, Glycine_max_v4.0, whole genome shotgun sequence contains the following coding sequences:
- the COPZ2 gene encoding nonclathrin coat protein zeta2-COP isoform X1 encodes MSHETCPSVKNVLLLDSDGKRVAVKYFSEDWPTNSAKENFEKVVFNKTQKTNARTEEIAMFENNIVLYKFVQDLHFFVTGGDYENELILATVLQAFFDSVGLLLRGNVDKKEALENLDLILLCIDEIVDGGIILETDPNVIAGKVASNSIDSGAPLSEQTLSQALATAREHLARSLLK; translated from the exons ATGTCTCAT GAGACATGCCCTTCTGTAAAGAATGTCCTTCTTTTGGATTCCGATGGGAAACGTGTTGCGGTCAAATACTTCTCTGAAGACTGGCCGACAAATAGTGCCaaggaaaattttgagaaagttGTATTCAACAAGACTCAGAAAACCAATGCCCGCACGGAAG AAATAGCAATGTTTGAGAATAACATTGTTCTTTACAAGTTTGTCCAAGATCTTCACTTCTTTGTTACCGGTGGTGATTATGAAAATGAGCTTATCTTAGCCACAGTTCTGCAGGCATTTTTTGATTCTGTGGGCCTTCTGCTCAG AGGCAATGTAGACAAGAAGGAAGCACTAGAGAACTTGGATCTCATTCTATTGTGCATTGATGAAATTGTTGATGGCGG TATCATACTTGAAACTGATCCAAATGTTATAGCTGGGAAAGTTGCTAGTAATAGTATAGATTCTGGAGCTCCTTTGTCCGAACAG ACACTAAGTCAAGCATTGGCCACAGCCAGGGAACATCTTGCAAGGTCCCTTCTTAAATGA
- the COPZ2 gene encoding nonclathrin coat protein zeta2-COP has product MSHETCPSVKNVLLLDSDGKRVAVKYFSEDWPTNSAKENFEKVVFNKTQKTNARTEAEIAMFENNIVLYKFVQDLHFFVTGGDYENELILATVLQAFFDSVGLLLRGNVDKKEALENLDLILLCIDEIVDGGIILETDPNVIAGKVASNSIDSGAPLSEQTLSQALATAREHLARSLLK; this is encoded by the exons ATGTCTCAT GAGACATGCCCTTCTGTAAAGAATGTCCTTCTTTTGGATTCCGATGGGAAACGTGTTGCGGTCAAATACTTCTCTGAAGACTGGCCGACAAATAGTGCCaaggaaaattttgagaaagttGTATTCAACAAGACTCAGAAAACCAATGCCCGCACGGAAG CAGAAATAGCAATGTTTGAGAATAACATTGTTCTTTACAAGTTTGTCCAAGATCTTCACTTCTTTGTTACCGGTGGTGATTATGAAAATGAGCTTATCTTAGCCACAGTTCTGCAGGCATTTTTTGATTCTGTGGGCCTTCTGCTCAG AGGCAATGTAGACAAGAAGGAAGCACTAGAGAACTTGGATCTCATTCTATTGTGCATTGATGAAATTGTTGATGGCGG TATCATACTTGAAACTGATCCAAATGTTATAGCTGGGAAAGTTGCTAGTAATAGTATAGATTCTGGAGCTCCTTTGTCCGAACAG ACACTAAGTCAAGCATTGGCCACAGCCAGGGAACATCTTGCAAGGTCCCTTCTTAAATGA